The Lonsdalea populi genome window below encodes:
- the rnc gene encoding ribonuclease III yields the protein MNPILINRLQKKLGYTFRQYDLLLQALTHRSASSKHNERLEFLGDSILSFVIANALYHRFPRVDEGDMSRMRATLVRGNTLAEIAREFELGECLRLGPGELKSGGFRRESILADTVEALIGGIFLDSDIQMVEKLILEWYQSRLNEISPGDKQKDPKTRLQEFLQGRHLPLPTYLVVQVRGEAHDQEFTIHCLVSGFSEPVVGTGSSRRKAEQAAAEQALIQLELE from the coding sequence ATGAACCCCATTCTCATAAATCGTTTACAAAAAAAACTGGGCTATACTTTCCGACAATATGATCTTCTACTGCAGGCCCTGACGCATCGTAGCGCCAGCAGTAAACACAATGAACGGCTGGAATTCCTCGGGGACTCCATTCTGAGCTTTGTGATCGCCAATGCGCTCTATCACCGTTTCCCCCGCGTTGATGAAGGGGATATGAGTCGAATGCGCGCCACGCTGGTGCGCGGCAACACGCTGGCGGAGATTGCGCGCGAGTTCGAGTTGGGTGAATGTCTGCGTCTGGGGCCGGGAGAGTTGAAGAGCGGCGGTTTCCGTCGTGAATCCATTCTGGCAGATACGGTTGAAGCGCTGATCGGCGGCATTTTCCTAGATAGCGATATCCAGATGGTCGAGAAGCTGATCCTCGAGTGGTATCAGAGCCGTCTGAACGAAATCAGCCCCGGCGACAAGCAAAAAGATCCCAAAACCCGACTGCAGGAGTTTCTGCAGGGACGGCATTTACCGCTGCCTACCTATCTGGTGGTGCAGGTACGTGGTGAAGCGCACGATCAAGAGTTCACCATACACTGTCTGGTCAGCGGGTTTAGCGAACCGGTGGTCGGCACGGGGTCGAGCCGTCGTAAAGCTGAGCAGGCTGCGGCAGAACAAGCGTTAATACAGCTGGAGCTTGAATGA
- the lepB gene encoding signal peptidase I has translation MANMFALILTLATLVTGVVWCLDRFKWAPARRARLAHSGQQSNGTAGEQTLSSSIKQPGWIETCASVFPVLAVVLVVRSFIYEPFQIPSGSMMPTLLIGDFILVEKFAYGIKDPITQTTLIETGHPKRGDIAVFKYPENPSLDYIKRVVGLPGDRVSYDPVAKQVTIQPACSQSSDCEKALAVTYSNVQPSDFVQTFNGMGGESSNGFYQVPTGEQAKGIRLTTRKETLGDVTHDILTVPIAQDQLSLYYHQPHQPLSTWAVPAGSYFMMGDNRDNSADSRYWGFVPERNLVGKATAIWMSFEKQEGQWPTGIRLSRIGGIH, from the coding sequence ATGGCCAATATGTTCGCCTTGATTCTAACGCTCGCTACGCTGGTTACCGGCGTGGTGTGGTGTCTGGACCGTTTCAAATGGGCGCCGGCACGGCGCGCCAGACTGGCTCATTCAGGCCAGCAGTCTAACGGTACGGCTGGAGAGCAAACGCTCTCCAGCAGCATCAAACAGCCGGGCTGGATTGAAACCTGCGCCTCAGTGTTCCCTGTTCTGGCGGTGGTGCTGGTGGTACGTTCTTTCATCTACGAACCGTTTCAGATCCCGTCGGGTTCGATGATGCCTACGCTGTTAATCGGTGATTTTATTCTGGTGGAAAAGTTTGCCTACGGCATCAAAGATCCGATTACCCAGACAACGCTGATTGAAACCGGACATCCCAAGCGTGGCGATATCGCGGTATTTAAATACCCCGAAAACCCGAGTCTGGACTACATCAAACGCGTGGTCGGCCTGCCGGGCGATCGCGTGAGCTATGATCCTGTCGCTAAGCAGGTGACGATCCAGCCGGCGTGTTCACAGTCCTCTGATTGCGAGAAAGCGTTAGCCGTCACCTATAGCAACGTACAGCCAAGCGACTTTGTTCAGACCTTCAATGGCATGGGCGGTGAAAGCAGCAACGGTTTTTATCAGGTCCCGACGGGTGAGCAGGCAAAAGGCATTCGTCTGACGACGCGTAAAGAAACCTTGGGTGACGTGACGCACGATATTTTGACGGTTCCGATCGCGCAGGATCAACTGAGCCTTTACTATCACCAGCCTCATCAGCCGTTGAGCACGTGGGCCGTGCCGGCAGGCAGTTACTTCATGATGGGCGATAACCGTGACAACAGCGCAGACAGCCGTTACTGGGGCTTTGTGCCGGAAAGAAACCTGGTCGGTAAAGCCACGGCAATCTGGATGAGCTTTGAAAAACAGGAAGGCCAATGGCCTACTGGCATACGTCTGAGCCGGATTGGCGGTATTCATTAA
- the lepA gene encoding translation elongation factor 4 — translation MKRIRNFSIIAHIDHGKSTLSDRIIQICGGLTEREMAAQVLDSMDLERERGITIKAQSVTLDYKATDGHTYQLNFIDTPGHVDFSYEVSRSLAACEGALLVVDAGQGVEAQTLANCYTAIEMDLEVVPVLNKIDLPAADPDRAAQEIEDIVGIDATDAVRCSAKTGVGVPDILERLVRDIPPPVGDPDAPLQALIIDSWFDNYLGVVSLIRIKNGSLRKGDKIKVMSTGQVYNAERLGIFTPKRVDRDTLNCGEVGWLVCAIKDILGAPVGDTLTLARKPAEKALPGFKKVKPQVYAGLFPVSSDDYESFRDALGKLSLNDASLFYEPESSTALGFGFRCGFLGLLHMEIIQERLEREYDLDLITTAPTVVYEVETTAGEVIYVDSPSKLPAINNIAELREPVAECHMLLPQEFLGNVITLCVEKRGVQTNMVYHGNQVALTYDIPMAEVVLDFFDRLKSTSRGYASLDYNFKRFQASNMVRVDVLINGERVDALALITHNDNAPYRGRDLVEKMKELIPRQQFDIAIQAAIGNHIIARSTVKQLRKNVLAKCYGGDVSRKKKLLQKQKDGKKRMKQVGNVELPQEAFLAILHVGKDSK, via the coding sequence ATGAAGCGTATACGAAATTTTTCCATCATTGCCCACATCGACCACGGTAAGTCGACGCTTTCTGACCGCATCATTCAAATCTGTGGCGGATTAACCGAGCGTGAAATGGCGGCGCAGGTTCTGGATTCTATGGACCTCGAGCGCGAGCGCGGGATCACCATCAAGGCACAAAGCGTCACGCTGGATTATAAGGCCACCGACGGCCACACCTACCAGTTGAACTTCATCGACACCCCGGGACACGTCGACTTCTCTTATGAAGTTTCCCGTTCTCTGGCCGCCTGTGAAGGGGCGCTGCTGGTGGTGGATGCGGGGCAGGGCGTTGAGGCGCAGACGCTGGCTAATTGTTATACGGCGATTGAAATGGATCTGGAAGTGGTGCCGGTCCTGAACAAGATTGACCTTCCTGCGGCTGACCCGGATCGGGCGGCCCAGGAAATTGAAGATATCGTCGGGATTGATGCGACGGATGCGGTGCGTTGCTCGGCGAAAACCGGCGTCGGCGTTCCAGACATCCTCGAGCGTCTGGTGCGGGATATCCCACCGCCGGTCGGCGACCCAGACGCGCCGCTGCAGGCGTTGATCATCGACTCCTGGTTCGATAACTATCTGGGCGTGGTGTCTCTGATCCGTATCAAAAACGGCTCCCTGCGCAAGGGCGATAAAATCAAGGTCATGAGCACCGGTCAGGTCTACAACGCCGAGCGTCTGGGTATCTTCACGCCGAAACGCGTGGATCGCGATACGCTCAACTGTGGCGAAGTGGGTTGGTTGGTCTGCGCGATTAAAGACATTCTGGGCGCGCCGGTCGGCGATACCCTGACGCTGGCGCGCAAACCGGCGGAGAAAGCGCTGCCGGGCTTCAAGAAAGTGAAACCTCAGGTTTATGCAGGTCTGTTCCCCGTCAGCTCCGACGACTATGAGTCGTTCCGCGATGCGCTGGGCAAACTCAGCCTGAACGATGCCTCCCTGTTTTACGAGCCGGAAAGTTCAACGGCGCTGGGCTTCGGTTTCCGCTGCGGCTTCCTCGGCCTGCTGCACATGGAGATCATTCAGGAGCGTTTGGAGCGTGAATACGATCTGGACCTGATCACCACGGCTCCGACGGTGGTATACGAAGTTGAAACCACGGCGGGTGAAGTCATCTACGTGGACAGTCCCTCCAAGCTGCCGGCGATTAACAATATCGCCGAGCTGCGTGAGCCTGTCGCTGAGTGTCACATGCTGCTGCCGCAGGAGTTTCTGGGCAACGTCATCACTCTGTGCGTGGAAAAACGCGGCGTGCAGACCAACATGGTGTACCACGGCAATCAGGTTGCGCTGACTTACGACATCCCTATGGCGGAAGTGGTGCTGGACTTCTTTGACCGTCTCAAATCCACCTCGCGCGGTTATGCGTCGCTGGACTACAATTTTAAGCGGTTCCAGGCTTCCAACATGGTGCGCGTCGACGTCCTGATCAACGGCGAGCGTGTCGATGCGCTGGCGTTGATTACGCACAACGACAATGCGCCGTATCGCGGTCGCGATCTCGTGGAAAAAATGAAAGAGCTTATCCCGCGTCAGCAATTTGATATTGCGATTCAGGCGGCGATCGGCAACCACATTATCGCGCGTTCCACCGTCAAGCAACTGCGTAAAAACGTGCTGGCCAAATGTTATGGCGGCGATGTGAGCCGTAAGAAAAAGCTGCTGCAGAAGCAGAAAGACGGTAAGAAACGAATGAAACAGGTCGGCAACGTTGAGCTGCCGCAGGAAGCGTTTTTGGCCATTCTGCACGTGGGCAAGGACAGTAAATAA
- the rseB gene encoding sigma-E factor regulatory protein RseB has translation MKRFLFITALFFGGASYSSIAPAQDNSGAMLQQMSRASQSLSYEIYFINISRQGIESFRYRHTLAGKDTLAQLLHLDGPRREVVQRARNISYFETNLDPFTLSGDHMVDALPALIYANFSRLSAYYDFIPTGRIRLADRQSDVVRIVSRDGTRFSYVICLDATSRLPLRVDLLDQNGELLEQYRVLSMTVDGSVQSDMKNLDRMSLPPLLSVPTEASADFAWSTQWLPSGVEEISRSQRPLPSGGVPVESRLYSDGLFSFSVNVNPVGDTHPDQNALLGRRMIHSVVRDKHEITVIGELPLATAKRIADSVSFKIP, from the coding sequence ATGAAGCGCTTTTTGTTTATCACCGCGCTGTTTTTCGGCGGCGCGAGTTACTCCAGCATCGCCCCGGCTCAGGACAACTCCGGGGCGATGTTGCAACAAATGAGCCGGGCCAGCCAGTCTCTGAGCTACGAAATCTACTTCATCAACATATCTCGCCAGGGTATTGAGTCTTTTCGCTATCGTCACACGTTAGCGGGAAAGGATACGTTGGCTCAGTTGCTTCATCTCGACGGCCCGCGTCGGGAAGTAGTTCAACGTGCTCGTAATATCAGCTACTTTGAAACCAATCTCGATCCTTTCACGCTTTCCGGCGATCACATGGTCGATGCGCTGCCTGCGTTAATCTACGCCAACTTCTCACGGCTGTCTGCTTATTACGACTTCATCCCCACCGGGCGTATTCGCCTTGCCGATCGTCAGAGCGACGTTGTACGCATCGTCTCCCGGGACGGCACGCGCTTTAGCTATGTAATTTGCCTGGATGCGACCTCAAGGCTGCCGCTGCGCGTCGACTTGCTGGATCAGAATGGCGAACTGCTGGAGCAGTATCGCGTTCTCTCCATGACGGTGGACGGTTCTGTGCAGTCGGACATGAAAAACCTGGATCGTATGAGCCTGCCGCCGTTGCTTAGCGTCCCCACGGAGGCATCGGCCGATTTCGCGTGGTCGACACAGTGGTTGCCGAGCGGCGTTGAAGAGATATCGCGTAGCCAGCGACCGCTTCCCAGCGGAGGCGTACCGGTGGAATCTCGACTCTACAGCGACGGATTATTTAGCTTTTCTGTGAACGTCAACCCGGTTGGCGACACGCATCCGGACCAGAACGCGCTGCTCGGACGGCGGATGATCCACTCCGTCGTGCGAGACAAACACGAAATCACCGTGATTGGCGAACTGCCGTTGGCTACGGCCAAGCGCATCGCTGACAGCGTGAGCTTTAAGATACCCTGA